From the Macaca nemestrina isolate mMacNem1 chromosome 7, mMacNem.hap1, whole genome shotgun sequence genome, one window contains:
- the LOC105491027 gene encoding leucine-rich repeat and immunoglobulin-like domain-containing nogo receptor-interacting protein 1 isoform X1: MQVSERMLAGGVRSMPSPLLACWQPILLLVLGSVLSGSATGCPPRCECSAQDRAVLCHRKRFVAVPEGIPTETRLLDLGKNRIKTLNQDEFASFPHLEELELNENIVSAVEPGAFNNLFNLRTLGLRSNRLKLIPLGVFTGLSNLTKLDISENKIVILLDYMFQDLYNLKSLEVGDNDLVYISHRAFSGLNSLEQLTLEKCNLTSIPTEALSHLHGLIVLRLRHLNINAIRDYSFKRLYRLKVLEISHWPYLDTMTPNCLYGLNLTSLSITHCNLTAVPYLAVRHLVYLRFLNLSYNPISTIEGSMLHELLRLQEIQLVGGQLAMVEPYAFRGLNYLRVLNVSGNQLTTLEESVFHSVGNLETLILDSNPLACDCRLLWVFRRRWRLNFNRQQPTCATPEFVQGKEFKDFPDVLLPNYFTCRRARIRDRKAQQVFVDEGHTVQFVCRADGDPPPAILWLSPRKHLVSAKSNGRLTVFPDGTLEVRYAQVQDNGTYLCIAANAGGNDSMPAHLHVRSYSPDWPHQPNKTFAFISNQPGEGEANSTRATVPFPFDIKTLIIATTMGFISFLGVVLFCLVLLFLWSRGKGNTKHNIEIEYVPRKSDAGISSADAPRKFNMKMI; the protein is encoded by the coding sequence GTGAGCGAGAGGATGCTGGCGGGGGGCGTGAGGAGCATGCCCAGCCCCCTCCTGGCCTGCTGGCAGCCCATCCTCCTGCTGGTGCTGGGCTCGGTGCTGTCAGGCTCGGCCACAGGCTGCCCTCCCCGCTGCGAGTGCTCCGCCCAGGACCGGGCTGTGCTCTGCCACCGCAAGCGCTTTGTGGCAGTGCCTGAGGGCATCCCCACGGAGACACGCCTGCTGGACCTGGGGAAGAACCGCATCAAAACGCTCAACCAGGACGAGTTCGCCAGCTTCCCGCACCTGGAGGAGCTGGAGCTCAACGAGAACATCGTGAGCGCCGTGGAGCCTGGCGCCTTCAACAACCTTTTCAACCTCCGGACGCTGGGTCTCCGCAGCAACCGCCTGAAGCTCATCCCGCTGGGCGTCTTCACTGGCCTCAGCAACTTGACCAAGCTGGACATCAGCGAGAACAAGATCGTTATCCTGCTGGACTACATGTTCCAGGACCTGTACAACCTCAAGTCACTGGAGGTTGGCGACAATGACCTCGTCTACATCTCCCACCGCGCCTTCAGCGGCCTCAACAGCCTGGAGCAGCTGACGCTGGAGAAATGCAACCTGACCTCCATCCCCACCGAGGCGCTGTCCCACCTGCACGGCCTCATCGTCCTGAGGCTCCGGCACCTCAACATCAATGCCATCCGGGACTACTCCTTCAAGAGGTTGTACCGACTCAAGGTCTTGGAGATCTCCCACTGGCCCTACTTGGACACCATGACACCCAACTGCCTCTACGGCCTCAACCTGACGTCCCTGTCCATCACACACTGCAATCTGACCGCTGTGCCCTACCTGGCCGTCCGCCACCTGGTCTATCTCCGCTTCCTCAACCTCTCCTACAACCCCATCAGCACCATTGAGGGCTCCATGTTGCATGAGCTGCTCCGGCTGCAGGAGATCCAGCTGGTGGGTGGGCAGCTGGCCATGGTGGAGCCCTATGCCTTCCGCGGCCTCAACTACCTGCGCGTGCTCAATGTCTCTGGCAACCAGCTGACCACGCTGGAAGAATCAGTCTTCCACTCGGTGGGCAACCTGGAGACGCTCATCCTGGACTCCAACCCACTGGCCTGCGACTGTCGGCTCCTGTGGGTGTTCCGGCGCCGCTGGCGGCTCAACTTCAACCGGCAGCAGCCCACGTGCGCCACGCCCGAGTTCGTCCAGGGCAAGGAGTTCAAGGACTTCCCTGATGTGCTACTGCCCAACTACTTCACCTGCCGCCGCGCCCGCATCCGGGATCGCAAGGCCCAGCAGGTGTTTGTGGATGAGGGCCACACGGTGCAGTTTGTGTGCCGGGCCGATGGCGACCCGCCGCCCGCCATCCTCTGGCTCTCACCCCGAAAGCACCTGGTCTCAGCCAAGAGCAATGGGCGGCTCACAGTCTTCCCTGATGGCACGCTGGAGGTGCGCTACGCCCAGGTACAGGACAATGGCACGTACCTGTGCATCGCTGCCAATGCAGGCGGCAACGACTCCATGCCCGCCCACCTGCATGTGCGCAGCTACTCACCCGACTGGCCCCATCAGCCCAACAAGACCTTCGCCTTCATCTCCAACCAGCCGGGCGAGGGAGAGGCCAACAGCACCCGAGCCACTGTGCCTTTCCCCTTCGACATCAAGACCCTCATCATCGCCACCACCATGGGCTTCATCTCTTTCCTGGGCGTCGTCCTCTTCTGCCTGGTGCTGCTGTTTCTCTGGAGCCGGGGCAAGGGCAACACGAAGCACAACATCGAGATCGAGTATGTCCCCCGAAAGTCGGACGCAGGCATCAGCTCCGCCGACGCGCCCCGCAAGTTCAACATGAAGATGATATGA
- the LOC105491027 gene encoding leucine-rich repeat and immunoglobulin-like domain-containing nogo receptor-interacting protein 1 isoform X2 yields MLAGGVRSMPSPLLACWQPILLLVLGSVLSGSATGCPPRCECSAQDRAVLCHRKRFVAVPEGIPTETRLLDLGKNRIKTLNQDEFASFPHLEELELNENIVSAVEPGAFNNLFNLRTLGLRSNRLKLIPLGVFTGLSNLTKLDISENKIVILLDYMFQDLYNLKSLEVGDNDLVYISHRAFSGLNSLEQLTLEKCNLTSIPTEALSHLHGLIVLRLRHLNINAIRDYSFKRLYRLKVLEISHWPYLDTMTPNCLYGLNLTSLSITHCNLTAVPYLAVRHLVYLRFLNLSYNPISTIEGSMLHELLRLQEIQLVGGQLAMVEPYAFRGLNYLRVLNVSGNQLTTLEESVFHSVGNLETLILDSNPLACDCRLLWVFRRRWRLNFNRQQPTCATPEFVQGKEFKDFPDVLLPNYFTCRRARIRDRKAQQVFVDEGHTVQFVCRADGDPPPAILWLSPRKHLVSAKSNGRLTVFPDGTLEVRYAQVQDNGTYLCIAANAGGNDSMPAHLHVRSYSPDWPHQPNKTFAFISNQPGEGEANSTRATVPFPFDIKTLIIATTMGFISFLGVVLFCLVLLFLWSRGKGNTKHNIEIEYVPRKSDAGISSADAPRKFNMKMI; encoded by the coding sequence ATGCTGGCGGGGGGCGTGAGGAGCATGCCCAGCCCCCTCCTGGCCTGCTGGCAGCCCATCCTCCTGCTGGTGCTGGGCTCGGTGCTGTCAGGCTCGGCCACAGGCTGCCCTCCCCGCTGCGAGTGCTCCGCCCAGGACCGGGCTGTGCTCTGCCACCGCAAGCGCTTTGTGGCAGTGCCTGAGGGCATCCCCACGGAGACACGCCTGCTGGACCTGGGGAAGAACCGCATCAAAACGCTCAACCAGGACGAGTTCGCCAGCTTCCCGCACCTGGAGGAGCTGGAGCTCAACGAGAACATCGTGAGCGCCGTGGAGCCTGGCGCCTTCAACAACCTTTTCAACCTCCGGACGCTGGGTCTCCGCAGCAACCGCCTGAAGCTCATCCCGCTGGGCGTCTTCACTGGCCTCAGCAACTTGACCAAGCTGGACATCAGCGAGAACAAGATCGTTATCCTGCTGGACTACATGTTCCAGGACCTGTACAACCTCAAGTCACTGGAGGTTGGCGACAATGACCTCGTCTACATCTCCCACCGCGCCTTCAGCGGCCTCAACAGCCTGGAGCAGCTGACGCTGGAGAAATGCAACCTGACCTCCATCCCCACCGAGGCGCTGTCCCACCTGCACGGCCTCATCGTCCTGAGGCTCCGGCACCTCAACATCAATGCCATCCGGGACTACTCCTTCAAGAGGTTGTACCGACTCAAGGTCTTGGAGATCTCCCACTGGCCCTACTTGGACACCATGACACCCAACTGCCTCTACGGCCTCAACCTGACGTCCCTGTCCATCACACACTGCAATCTGACCGCTGTGCCCTACCTGGCCGTCCGCCACCTGGTCTATCTCCGCTTCCTCAACCTCTCCTACAACCCCATCAGCACCATTGAGGGCTCCATGTTGCATGAGCTGCTCCGGCTGCAGGAGATCCAGCTGGTGGGTGGGCAGCTGGCCATGGTGGAGCCCTATGCCTTCCGCGGCCTCAACTACCTGCGCGTGCTCAATGTCTCTGGCAACCAGCTGACCACGCTGGAAGAATCAGTCTTCCACTCGGTGGGCAACCTGGAGACGCTCATCCTGGACTCCAACCCACTGGCCTGCGACTGTCGGCTCCTGTGGGTGTTCCGGCGCCGCTGGCGGCTCAACTTCAACCGGCAGCAGCCCACGTGCGCCACGCCCGAGTTCGTCCAGGGCAAGGAGTTCAAGGACTTCCCTGATGTGCTACTGCCCAACTACTTCACCTGCCGCCGCGCCCGCATCCGGGATCGCAAGGCCCAGCAGGTGTTTGTGGATGAGGGCCACACGGTGCAGTTTGTGTGCCGGGCCGATGGCGACCCGCCGCCCGCCATCCTCTGGCTCTCACCCCGAAAGCACCTGGTCTCAGCCAAGAGCAATGGGCGGCTCACAGTCTTCCCTGATGGCACGCTGGAGGTGCGCTACGCCCAGGTACAGGACAATGGCACGTACCTGTGCATCGCTGCCAATGCAGGCGGCAACGACTCCATGCCCGCCCACCTGCATGTGCGCAGCTACTCACCCGACTGGCCCCATCAGCCCAACAAGACCTTCGCCTTCATCTCCAACCAGCCGGGCGAGGGAGAGGCCAACAGCACCCGAGCCACTGTGCCTTTCCCCTTCGACATCAAGACCCTCATCATCGCCACCACCATGGGCTTCATCTCTTTCCTGGGCGTCGTCCTCTTCTGCCTGGTGCTGCTGTTTCTCTGGAGCCGGGGCAAGGGCAACACGAAGCACAACATCGAGATCGAGTATGTCCCCCGAAAGTCGGACGCAGGCATCAGCTCCGCCGACGCGCCCCGCAAGTTCAACATGAAGATGATATGA